The window AGCGCCAGGACGGCATCGAGCGCGTTGACGGCGCCGGCGCTGAGGTACTGGTTGGGCAGGCCGTCGGCCGGCGCGTCGGTGTCGAGTCCGTACAGCACCTGGAAGGTGTCGACCCCGGCCACCAGCGCATCGCTGCGCCAGTTTCTCTGGCCCCGGTATTTGCAGCGCAGTTCGGCCTCGCCGCCCGCTGCCGGCGCAACATAGAAAATGCTCCAGCCCTCGCTGCCGGCACCCACGCCGAACCCGGCGCAACTGAGCATGCTGCCATCGCCCTCGGGGCCCTCGCCCACGCCGTCGAAGCGCAGCGCCAGCACGTCGCTGCCGTTGACGCCACCCGGGCGCGCGCTGGCGATGCCGGGCCCGCCGCCGAGCACCTGGTTGTCCAGCCCCGCGATGCGGGCGGCGGCGCTGGCCGGCGACGGCGGGGCATCTTCACGGTCGAGATCGACAAAGGCACCCTGGCGCGCCGCGCGTTCGATGGCGTCCAGCGCAAAGCGGCCGGCGTCGTCCACCTGCGCCAGTTCGCCCTGGGCCGCGTAGCCGGTCTGGGCCGACACCAGCACCGATGCCGCAGCGAGCGACACCAGCAGCCCGAGCACCAGCGCGACCAGCAATTCGACCAGAGTCAGGCCACCCTGATGCCATCGGCGCCGCAGCGCTGCGTGCGCGCTCATGGGGCACCCGTGCCGAGCATCACCGCCACGGCCGGCGGGGATGGTGCGCCGGCGGCGGCATCGGCAGCGCCGTCGGCCCGCTTGGCGCGCCAGCCGAGCTTGATCACGACGGGGGCGCCGGCCGCGCCGGCGCACTCCCAGGCCAGCGCCAGGCGCGCCTCATCCCACACGGTGGCGTCGCGGCAGACCGCGATGCGCCCGCCGGGAAAGCCCGCGTGCAGCGCCGCGATCGTGTCGGCGATGTCGAACTGGGCCAGCTGGGCGCTGTCGCAGCGGTTCATGCCGTAGCATTGCGCGGGCGCGGGCGGCGGCGCGCCATCGGCCGCATCGTAATGGAGTTGCAGGTAGGGATTGCTGAGATCGTCGCGCTGCATCTGCCCGGCGTTCGCCTGCATGCGCCCGGCCAGGCTGCTCGCCAGTTGCACGCCGCGCGACATGAGGCTCGCTCCCTGGTGCGTGCGCAGCGCGGCCACCTGCGTGCCAAGGGCGCCCAGAATGCCGACGGTCAGCAGCAGCACCGCCACCAGCACTTCGGTCAGCGTAAATCCGCCGGCGACACGTTTTCGCGATAAGCGCATGACTCCCCCGCAACGTTGAACAGACACGTCCGGTCATGGCGCCGCGGCCCGGCAAGCATGGCTGCGGGGAGCGTGGACGGGTGATCCGGATCGCTTGTGAGCTACGTTAACAGCAGGGCGTGCAGGCACGGATGGCCTGCCTCAAGCGTGTGAGCTGAACTATTTGCGCGGTTTGCGCTCGTGGCCTACTTCGGCAATGGCTTCCTGGAACTCGGCCAGGTCTTCGAAGTTTTTATACACCGACGCGAAGCGGATGTAGGCAATCTTGTCGAGGCGTTTCAGTTCCTGCATGACCAGTTCGCCCACGTGGCCGGTATCGACCTCGCGCTGTCCGCTGGTAAGCAGCTTTTCCTCGATCGAGGCGACCGCGCTGTCGATCGCTTCGGCCGACACGGGCCGCTTGCGCAGCGCCAGCATCAGGCTGCCGCGCAGCTTGACCGAGGCGAACTCGGTGCGGCTGCCGTTCTTCTTGACAATGATCGGCATCGACAATTCGATCCGCTCATAGGTGGTGAAGCGCTTGTCGCACTTGACGCAGCGGCGCCGGCGCCGGATCGAATCGCCCTCCTCGGATACACGCGTATCGAGCACTTGCGTGTCTTCATGCTGACAGAAAGGACATTTCATGGGGCGCCGGGCTGCTGGTGTGAGATTAAGCCGCGTAGACCGGGTACTTGTCGGTCAGCTTCTTGACTTCCACCTTGACGCGTTCGACGACGGCGGCGTCGTTCGGGTTGTCGAGGATGTCCGCGATCAGGTTACCGACCGTGGTCGCATCTTCTTCCTTGAAGCCGCGCGTGGTGAAGGCCGGGCTGCCGAGGCGGATGCCGGAGGTCACGAACGGTTTTTGCGGATCGTTCGGGATGCCGTTCTTGTTGCAGGTCATGTGGGCGGCGCCCAGCAAGGCTTCGGCTTCCTTGCCGGTCAGGTTCTTGGCGCGCAGGTCGACCAGCATCACGTGCGATTCGGTGCGGCCGGACACGATGCGCAGACCGCGCGCGATCAGCGCCTTGGCCAGCGCGTCGGCGTTCTTGACAACCTGCTTCTGGTACTCGGTGAACGATGGCTCCAGCGCTTCCTTGAACGCGACAGCCTTGCCGGCGATCACGTGCATCAGCGGGCCGCCCTGGATGCCAGGGAAGATCGCCGAATTGATGGCCTTTTCGTGCTCGGCCTTCATCAGGATGATGCCGCCGCGCGGGCCGCGCAGCGATTTGTGCGTGGTCGAGGTGACGAAGTCGGCGTGCGGCACCGGGTTCGGGTAGACACCGGCGGCGATCAGGCCGGCGTAGTGCGCCATGTCGACCATGAAGTAAGCGCCCACTGCCTTGGCAACCTTGGCGAAGCGCTCGAAATCGATCTTGAGCGAAAAGGCCGATGCGCCGGCGATGATCATTTTTGGCTTGTGCTCATGCGCAAGACGCTCCATGGCCTCGTAGTCGATATCTTCCTGTTCGGTCAGGCCGTAGGACACCACATTGAACCATTTGCCCGACATGTTCAGCGCCATGCCGTGGGTCAGGTGGCCGCCTTCGGCCAGCGACATGCCCATGATGGTGTCGCCCGGCTTGAGCATGGCGAAGAACACGCCCTGGTTGGCCTGGGAGCCCGAGTTCGGCTGCACGTTGGCCGCTTCGGCGCCGAACAGTTGTTTGACGCGGTCGATCGCCAGTTGTTCGGCGACGTCGACGAATTCGCAGCCGCCGTAGTAGCGCTTGCCTGGATAACCTTCGGCGTATTTATTGGTCAGCTGCGAGCCCTGGGCTTGCATGACGGCTGGCGAAGTGTAGTTCTCGGACGCGATCAGTTCGATGTGATCTTGCTGGCGTGCGGTTTCCTTCTGGATCGCACCCCACAATTCCGGGTCAACATGGGCGAGCGTGTGTTCTTTTGAAAACATGAAAAAACTCCAATCGATAAGAGTGCGAGGCACCTGATTGCAAGGATCGAATGAGGGAAGCCGTCGGAAATGGAACAGGCAGCCTCATCGTGCGCTTCCATCGGTGGCTGCCCAGGCGAACGGCTGATGAAATCTCACGTTCCCCGGTGGATGCCCACCTTTCGCCGCCAGGCAGCAATGCGCCGCGACTTTTCGCCAGTTACGTGAGACATAATGGAGCCCAAATTGTAAGTTAAGTCCCAGATTAGGGCAAGGAATGGGATTGCCTAAATGGCAGGTCGCGGCCAATATCGTCACTTGGGCTACAATCCGGCATAGTTTCAGACTTCTTCAGGACACCACATGATCGTTTTCATCACCGGCGCCTCCGCCGGCTTCGGCGCCGAAATGGCGCGTACCTTCGTCAACAACGGCCATCAGGTCGTCATCAGCGGCCGCCGCAAGGACCGGCTCGAAGCCCTCGCAGCCGAGCTGGGCGATCTGGCTTTACCGATCGTC of the Massilia violaceinigra genome contains:
- the pilV gene encoding type IV pilus modification protein PilV; translated protein: MRLSRKRVAGGFTLTEVLVAVLLLTVGILGALGTQVAALRTHQGASLMSRGVQLASSLAGRMQANAGQMQRDDLSNPYLQLHYDAADGAPPPAPAQCYGMNRCDSAQLAQFDIADTIAALHAGFPGGRIAVCRDATVWDEARLALAWECAGAAGAPVVIKLGWRAKRADGAADAAAGAPSPPAVAVMLGTGAP
- the nrdR gene encoding transcriptional regulator NrdR; this encodes MKCPFCQHEDTQVLDTRVSEEGDSIRRRRRCVKCDKRFTTYERIELSMPIIVKKNGSRTEFASVKLRGSLMLALRKRPVSAEAIDSAVASIEEKLLTSGQREVDTGHVGELVMQELKRLDKIAYIRFASVYKNFEDLAEFQEAIAEVGHERKPRK
- the glyA gene encoding serine hydroxymethyltransferase: MFSKEHTLAHVDPELWGAIQKETARQQDHIELIASENYTSPAVMQAQGSQLTNKYAEGYPGKRYYGGCEFVDVAEQLAIDRVKQLFGAEAANVQPNSGSQANQGVFFAMLKPGDTIMGMSLAEGGHLTHGMALNMSGKWFNVVSYGLTEQEDIDYEAMERLAHEHKPKMIIAGASAFSLKIDFERFAKVAKAVGAYFMVDMAHYAGLIAAGVYPNPVPHADFVTSTTHKSLRGPRGGIILMKAEHEKAINSAIFPGIQGGPLMHVIAGKAVAFKEALEPSFTEYQKQVVKNADALAKALIARGLRIVSGRTESHVMLVDLRAKNLTGKEAEALLGAAHMTCNKNGIPNDPQKPFVTSGIRLGSPAFTTRGFKEEDATTVGNLIADILDNPNDAAVVERVKVEVKKLTDKYPVYAA
- a CDS encoding PilW family protein, whose translation is MSAHAALRRRWHQGGLTLVELLVALVLGLLVSLAAASVLVSAQTGYAAQGELAQVDDAGRFALDAIERAARQGAFVDLDREDAPPSPASAAARIAGLDNQVLGGGPGIASARPGGVNGSDVLALRFDGVGEGPEGDGSMLSCAGFGVGAGSEGWSIFYVAPAAGGEAELRCKYRGQRNWRSDALVAGVDTFQVLYGLDTDAPADGLPNQYLSAGAVNALDAVLALDGASPAERERDLRRKTHWKRVASIKVALLLHGARRGAPDREPHVFDLFGAGYSGAADPGTRPDEARMPPALRWRERRSFAATIVLRNAAL